GGTTCCCGCGGGTGCGCCGCGACCAGCGCACCGCCCACCACCGCCGTGCCGTCGAGAAGGTCGCCGACCTGCACCGCAAAGTCCGGCGCCAACGGCTCGACCACGCACACAAAACCGCCCTCGGCTTGGTCCGTACGCACGACGTCATCGCGCACGAACACCTCAAGATCCGCAACATGGTCAAGGCCCCCCAGCCGCAGCCCGACCCCGACCGGCCGGGCGGCTTCCTGCCCAACGGGGCCGCAGCGAAGGCCGGGCTAAGACGCCGGATGGGGGTGTTCCTGACGATCCTGCACGTCAAGGCTGAGAGTGCCGGACGGGAAGTGATCGCTGTGGACCCCCGCAACACCTCCCGGACCTGCCCCGCCTGCGGGCACGTCGCAGCGGAGAACCGGCCCACCCAGGAGAAGTTCCACTGCGTCAGCTGCGGCCACCACACGCACGCGGACACCGTGGGCGCCCTGAACGTACTACGGGCCGGGCTGGCCCGTCGCGACGCCCCACCGGCATAGCGAAAAGCCCCCGCGTTCACGCGAGGGAGGAGTCACGGGTCTCCGTAGTCGTGGAGGGAGGAGTAGGGGTAGCCGGCACTCTCCCTGAAGCCCCTCTGGTCCTCGAGCATCAGCTGAATCCCGCGGACTCGCTTGGCGGACTTCCACTGATACAGATAGGGAACGAGCGGCAGGGCCAGTCAGAGGTATTCGGGTCCAGATCTGGCCGTCTCAGCCGTACACGATCCCAGGCCTGCCCGTCGAACAGGTCCTCGAGGGAAAGGTTGGTCGTGTAGCCGCCGCAGGAGTGGATCAGGCGTAGTCCGCGGCCGTCTCCACGTCCGCCAGCAGTACGTCCATGGAGACACCCTGCCCCTCCGTGTCGAACTTGGACCACTTGGTGACACAGTGCAGCTCCACCGTGGGCCGTTCGGCGGACTGGGCCACCAACTGGGCCCAGTTCTAGCGGTGTTGCACCCCGCCCTCGGTCGTGATCGCAGACTCCCACCCGTCATGGCCGACCCCCAGTGTGGGCCCGGCCGAGAGCACGTGGATCTCTCGGCCGTCACCTGTTCCCAGGGGGCACAGCGCAATGCCGCACGGCGCACACCGCACCGCCGGGTCAGCACCCGTCGGGCCCGACCCCTGCTGTCAAGGTCCACATCGTCGGCTTCACCGGCTCGTGGAGCTGGCGCTCTCTGTCAGCCCTGCCCATTGCGGGCGATGAGCGCCTCGACGCCGTCGAGGATGCGTTCCAGGCCGAAGTCGAGGGGGTCGGTGTCGTCGGGGGCGAAGGCGCCGGCGGCGATGGCGTCGGTGAGGGCGGGGAAACGGTCGGCGTGGCGTGCGAGCAGTTCGCCGGTGAGGCGGCTCCATTCCTGGTTGTGGTCCTCGTCGTAGTCGAGCCGTTGCTGGGCGGTGTTGCGGACGAGGCCGACGGCGAGGAGGAAGATCTGGTGCTGCTGGGCGGCCGTGAGACCGGTGGGCGCGAGGGCGGCCAGTGCGGAGTCGAGCCAGCTCAGCTGGTGGGGGCCCATGACCTGGCGGCGCATCGCGGTGGCCGTCAGCAGCCATGGGTGGGACCGGTACACCGCCCAGCACTGATGGACCCATTCCGTCAGGCGCGGCCGCCAGCCGGGGCCTGCGGCCGTCAGGTCGGGTCCTGATTCGAGGACGGCCTCGATCATCAGCTCGACGAGCTCGGCCTTGCCGGGGACATAGCGGTAGAGCGCCATCGCCGAGACGCCGAACTCGGCGGCGACCTTCTGCATGGAGACCGCGTCCAGCCCTTCCGTGTCGGCGATGACCACGGCGGCCCGGGCGATG
Above is a genomic segment from Streptomyces sp. R21 containing:
- a CDS encoding TetR/AcrR family transcriptional regulator, with the translated sequence MARTGEKKRDVRAGVALLWGEQEQPSRGPKPSLDPRRIARAAVVIADTEGLDAVSMQKVAAEFGVSAMALYRYVPGKAELVELMIEAVLESGPDLTAAGPGWRPRLTEWVHQCWAVYRSHPWLLTATAMRRQVMGPHQLSWLDSALAALAPTGLTAAQQHQIFLLAVGLVRNTAQQRLDYDEDHNQEWSRLTGELLARHADRFPALTDAIAAGAFAPDDTDPLDFGLERILDGVEALIARNGQG